GCACAACCCGGGGTGCAGGCTGGCTGACGTAGCTGTTGTTCACGACGATCGTCTGGTTCTGCTGGACGGCGGTCGTGTCCGCCCACGGCGTGCCGTTCGGGATCATCGCCGGGCTGGTCGTCACGAGCCACTCGGGATCGCGCTGGGCGACGACCTCGTCGCTGATCTGCTTGTACCCCTCGATGCTGGCGTTCGCCGCGAGATTCGATCCGCCGGCAGTCTCGATCATCGAGCCGATGAACGTGTTGTTGCCCGCGACGTACCCGCCACTCAGCAGGTAGAGCGTCCGTGGCGTGGATTCGTTGGCGACCGCGTCGCGAACCGACTCGACGCGGGAGTCCATCGTGTCCGCGATGCGGTTCGCGCCCTCACACGCACCGACGAGTTCGCCGGTGAGTCGCGTCTTCTCGGTGACGTCTTCGATTGAGCCGGCAAAGCCGAACTTGAACACGGTCAGCCCGGCGCTACGGAGGCTTTCGACCGTCTCGTTCGGGACCACGTTCGGCGCGAGCACGAGGTCGGGTTCGAGTCCCACGACTGACTCGACGTTGGCGTACTGCTGACCCGCGCCCGAGACGTTCGTCCGCGTCTCGGCTCCGTCGAGGTAGCTGGCGTACTTCGTGAGTCCAACGACTTTCTCGCGCGCGCCGATCTCCCACATCGTCTGGGCGGCGCTCGGCGAGAGCGTGACGACCGATTCGGGCTCGCCCTCGACGGTGACTTCGGTGCCGGTCGCGTCGGTCGCCGTCGTCGGGAACGAGCAGTTCGCCTGTTGGACCGCCGGTGCCGTCGGACCACCGATCGTTTCGGTCGTCGTCTGTGCGGTCGCCGCGCCGGTCGCCGCCGCAGCCGGCCCGACTGCACCGAGCAGTACCACCGCAGCAAGAACCATCGAAAGAACGTTGCTTCGCATAGCGGGACGGTGCGACCGACACAATAAATATTTACCTAAAGCAACCCGGGTTGCAGTCATGGGTACGGGGACGCGAACCGGAGCCGAAACTGCCACAGCCACGGAGGCCGACGCCGACACGGACGCTGGCCCCGACACGGACGCGGCGGGATCGGGCGTGGTTCGACGCGCGGTCGCGTGGTCCGCCGGCCTCGCGATCGCGTTGATCGCGGTGGTGCTCGCCGGCGCGACGGTCGGGCCGGTCGGGATCGAGTACGGCGTGGTCGCGAAGGCCGTACTCGACGCGCTCCCGTGGTTCTCGGTTCGCGTCCCCGAAACCGCAGCGACGATCGTGCTCGGCATTCGGCTGCCCCGGATCGCGCTCGCGGCGGTCGTGGGGTGTGCGCTCGGCGGTGCGGGCACCGTGATGCAGGGCTTCTTCAGAAATCCGATGGCCGATCCCTCGATCATCGGGGTCTCGACCGGCGCGGCGGTCGGCGCGGTCGCGTCGATCGTCTTCCCGCTCGCGATCCCGTTCGGCCTCGGCCTCCAGGGTGCGGCGTTCGCCGGCGCGCTGATCGCGGCCTTTGCGGTCTACGCCATCGCCACCGAGGGCGGCCGGACGCCGGTGGCAACCCTCCTGCTCGCGGGCGTCGCGATCCAGACGTTTCTGGGAGCGGTGATCTCCTATATGCTGATCCAGTCGGGCGAGAGCCTCCGGCAGGTGACTTACTGGCTGATGGGTCACCTCCACAACGCGGGCTGGGACGAGGTCGCGATCACCCTCCCGGTCGTCGTCCTCGCTCTCGCCGTCCTACTCGCGTACAGTCGCGATCTCAACGTCCTCCTGCTCGGCGAGAACGATGCCCACGCGCTCGGAATCGAGGTCGAACGCACCAAGCGCGTGCTGCTTGCGGTGTCGAGCGTGCTGACGGCGGCCGCGGTCGCGGTCACGGGCGTGATCGGGTTCGTGGGACTGATCGTCCCGCACGTGATGCGGCTGCTCGTCGGCCCCGATCACCGAATCTTGCTGCCGACCAGCACGCTCGCCGGCGGGGGATTCCTCGTCGCCGCCGACACCCTCGCTCGGTCGGGGTCTGCCGAACTCCCTGTCGGAATCGTGACCGCAGCGGTCGGCGCGCCCTTCTTCCTCTACTTGCTCCGCCGCCAGGAGGTCCACGCGCTGTGATCGACATCGAGGATCTCTCGATCGCGTTCGGGGACATCGAGGCAGTAAGCGACGCCAGTCTCGCCGTCGACCGTGGCGAGATCGTCGGGCTGGTCGGCCCGAACGGCGCGGGCAAGACCACTCTACTGAGCGCGATCAACGGGCTGATCGACCCCACCGAAGGAAGTGTTCACATCGCCGGCGACGACGTCGGCGACCTCTCGGCGCGCGCGATCGCCCGCCGGGTCGCGACCGTGCCTCAGGAGACGAGCCTCTCCTTTGCGTTCCCGGTCCGCGAGGTGGTGGCGATGGGCCGGACGCCCTACCGCTCGCGGTTCGAGCGCGCTTCGGCGACCGACCGCGAGCACACCCGGCGCGCGATGGAGCGAACAGGGGTGAAGCGCTTCGCTGACCGCACCATCGACGAAGTCAGCGGCGGCGAGCGCCAGCGCGTGGTGCTCGCCCGAGCGCTCTGTCAGGATCCACAGGTATTGGTTCTCGACGAGCCGACCGCGAGCCTCGACATCAACCACCAGGTCCGCACGCTGTCGCTCGTCCGGGAGTTCGTCGCCGACGGCCGGGCGGCGCTGTGTGCGATCCACGATCTCTCGCTCGCCGCACGCTTCTGTGATCGGCTCGCCCTGATCGCTGAGGGGCGGATCGTCGCCACCGGCCCGCCCGAGGCGGTGCTGACCGAGACACACGTCGAGCGTGCGTTCGACGCCGACGCTGCCGTGACCCGCCACCCCGTCACGGGAGCGGTCGACGTGACCGCGACGACGGATCGAGCGGAGCGCGACAGCCGGGTTCACGTTCTCGGTGGCGGACGGACGGCCGCACGAGCCATCGTCACGCTCGCCGAGGCCGGGTTTGCGATCTCGGCGGGCGTTCTCCCGAGCGGCGACGTTGCGACCGAGGCCGCCACCGCCCACGGAGCCGAGACCCTCACCGCGGAGCCGTTCGCACCGATCGACGAGCGCACCCGTGAACGGGCTGCGGGGGCGGTTCAGGAGGCCGATATCGTGGTGTTGGCTGGCCCCACGGACGAAACGAACCGTGCGCTCGCCGCCGAGGCCGGCCGGCTGGTCGTCGTCGAGAACGACACATCGGACACCGAAACGCGGGCGACCACGGGCGCGCTGGACGGTCGGCTCCGGCCCGCATGTGTCGTCGACATTGAGGAGCTCCCTGCCGGTGTCGAGACGTCACTCCAGACCACGACCGATCCAGAACGGCCCGAGGCGGCGGCCGACGACTGAGGTCACTCGTCGATGTACCGCTCGTAGAGCAGGTCAGCGACCCGTATGGCGATCGCGAGTGGCGGGACGATCGAGAACGCCGCCAGCAACGCCAGTGTGAGCTCCCGGCTCGAAGGGACCCCAGTCGCAGTGAGAAGATCGACGTACGCGAACAGCGTCTCGTGGAACAACGCAACGAAGGGGACGAACACCACGACGACGGTGACGAGCCTGATCGCGGTCCGTGGATCGACGCCGTAGATCGATCGGGGCGGTCGTGACACGGCTACGTCGTCGGCTGGCCGGCCTCCGCCACCTCGCGGTCGGTCCCGCTGGCGGCCGACTCGCTGAGCTGTGTGGTCACCAGTCCGTTCACGTGCTCCGGATCGGGCACGTTGCTGAGCGCGAGGTTCACGCCGCCCGAGCCGGCAGTGTACACCGCGATATCGCCGTACGAGAGCGTGCGTTCGACCACCGACTGATCGAAGGCAGTGTTCTGGACTCGCCCGATCGGGATCCGTGTGACCGAACGCGAGAGCACGCCCGTCTTCTCGTAGATCGCCTTCGTCGTGAACACGTACCGGGTGCTCCACCGCGTGAGATACGCCCACGCGACGATCGCGAGCCCGATCGGGACGAGGACGAGTGCGACCCACTCGGGCACTCTCGGAACCTCGATCTCGCGCGAGAGCCACACACCGACCATGCTCAGCCCGAACCCGATCGCCATCGGGAGCGTCGCCGGGGCGAGGCTCGGCGTCCCGGCCCAGAGCACCTCCTCCCCGGCGGTGAGGGGGAGCCAGTCGGTCGATTCGACGCCCGAGGTCATCCCTCGAAACCATGGCGAGCACGGACTTACGCGTTTTCGTCCGTCGTGCGGGGTGGGGACATCGGTCGGCGTCGTTTCCGATCCGAGGACGAGCGGTTTTTATCCCTCGGCGCGGGAGGGTCGCTACGATCGAATGCAACGCATAGCGCCCGGTGGTGTGTCGACGACGCGAACCCCGAGCAGGAGCCCGGACGAGGGAGCCACAGCCGCCGGCTGGATGGGGGTGGCCGAGGAACCGTGACGGGGTCGGACGCGCGGTCGGTTTCGATCATCATCCCGACCTACAACGAGCGCGAGAACATCGAGCGCGTCGTCGATCGATGCCGGGCAGCGCTCGAAGACTACCGCTTCGAGATCGTGGTCGTCGACGACGACTCGCCCGACAAGACGTGGCAGCTCGTCGCCGACGCGTACGAGGGGGCGGAGACGGTGCGAATCGTCCGCCGGACCGAGGAGTCCGGTTTGGCGACCGCGGTTTCGCGCGGATTCGACGAGGCGACCGCCGAGCTGTGTGCGGTCATCGACGCCGACCTCCAGCATCCGCCCGAGAAGCTCCCCGCGTTCATCGAGGCGTTCGACACCGGCGCGGACATCGTGATCGGGAGTCGCCACGTCGCCGGCGGCGGTGTCGAGAACTGGTCGCTGCTCCGTCGGATCGTCAGCCGCGGCGCGATGGCGATCGCCAAGCTCGCACTGCCGCCGACGCGCGGCATCTCGGACCCGATGAGCGGGTTTTTCGCCATCCGCCGCGAGATCATCGACGGCGTCGCGCTCGCGCCCACCGGCTACAAGATCCTGCTCGAAGTCCTGATGAAATGTGAGTACGACCGGATCGCGGAGGTGCCGTACGTGTTCACCGAGCGCGAACGCGGCGAGTCGAAGCTGACTGCCGACGAGTATCTCGGCTTCCTCACGCATATCTACGACCTCCGACGTAACGGCTACGGCGGACGCGAGCAGGATATCCCGGTTTCAGTTGAGGGTCCGTAGTCGCTCGAACACTCGATCGACGAACCAATAGCACTAAATCGGATCCCGACCTTCGATTCGTGTATCATGCGTTCGCTCTCCCGCCAGCGACTCGGGGCGGTACTGATCCTTCTTGCCGTCGTGGGCGTCGTCGGATCGTTCGCGGTGAGTGCGGCGACCACACCCGGTGCCGGGGCGGGATCGGCGAACGACTCGACGGATCGTGGCCGGACGCTCGTCGGGATGCAGGCCGAGGGACGAGTCGCGATGCTCGATGCGAACGGCGACCCGCTCTGGCGGATCGGGAGCGACAACGTCGATTACTTCGACGTCACGATGCTCGACAACGGTAGCGTTCTCGCGGGGTTCGTTGCCGAGGGCCAGCAGTCCTGTGGCCCGTACGAGTCGCCGTGTTCCCGGACGGGCTTTCGGCTGATCGAACCCGGTCCGGAGCCCACCGTCGCGAACGAGTGGTCGTTCCCGGTACGGACGAAACTCAACAGTGAGGTTCACGACGTCGAGAAGCTGCCCTCGGGCGAGTACCTCCTGACCGACATGGAGTACGAGCGCATCTTCACTGTCGCCGAAAACGGATCGATCACCTGGCAGTGGAACGCCAGCCAGCACTACGACGCGCCGCCTGACGTGACGACCACCGACTGGCTTCACATCAACGACGTCGACCGGATCGGCGACGGCCGGTACATGGTGTCGGTCCGGAACGCGAATCAGCTACTGGTCGTCGAGCGCGGTGAGGGCGTGGTCGACGTGATCAACGAGGACCGCGAGCAGGGCAACGACGCGAACTGCAAACGGAACAACGGGCTCGCGGACTACAGCAACGACAGCGGTGGCGACGTGCTGTGTGGCGATCCCGAGGTCATGGACCACCAGCACAACCCGCAGTCGCTCGACGACGGCGCGGTTCTCGTCGCCGACAGCGAGAACGACCGCGTGATCGAACTTCACGAGAACGAGGGCGAGTGGGACGTTTCGTGGGGGGTCGACACCTCGAACGGCGTGCGGTACGACTGGCCGCGCGACGCCGACCGCCTGCCGAACGGCAACACGCTGATCACCGACTCGCGGAACAACCGTGTCGTCGAGGTCACGCCGAACGGCACCACGGTGTGGAGCGCCGACACCGGGATCTGGCCCTACGAGGCCGAGCGACTCCCCTACGGCGAACTCCTTGACGACAACCGAACCTCGCGGCTCAACGGGAGCGGCGACACCCCCGGTCGATCGACCGGGTCGGCGCTTCCGCTCGTCGATCAGGCCTACGCCGGACTCTCGTTCGTGGTTTCGCTCCCCACGTGGTTCCAGCCGTGGCACATCGGTGTGATCGCGGGTGCGGTCGTCCTCACGCTCGTCGGGGGCGTGTTGATCGTGAGTGGTCGGTGGAACCGATAGCTCCTGTCCGCCAAGCAGCGTCAGGGATGCCGTAGTCAGTCACCGAACGGGGTGCTATCGGCGGGGTAATATACGCCGAGCACACGCAGGCCGCGAGGACTTTCTCGACCTGCTCGATAACGGGTGTATGGGGAGTGGAACGTACCCGACGAACGAGAGTGGGACGCCGGTGTGCGCCCGTCCTGGGGAGGACGAACAACCGTGTTTGCAGGAGGTCTCGGTTCCGGGAGCGCCCTGCGAGGAGCACCGCGGCCGGAGCCCGATGTTCGACGAACGGGTGATCTGGCGGCCACGCGATCCGCAGTGGACGCTCTGAGAACGCCAGCGACTCGACCGCACGAGCGGAAAACTCCGGACGGTGCTTATTCGAGGTAGCCGAGGTCTTGAAGTCGTTTCTGGACGTCTTCGTCCCGTTCGACCCCGTCGGTATCGGCGATCTCTATCGCGGCGAGGCGGTCCTCGAGTGCGGCGCGGAGCGCGTCCCAGCCTTCGCCGGTCGGGTCCGCGAGCGGATCACGCTCGTTGGGGTCGTCGCGGCGGTCGAACCCCTCGATCCCGTCGTTCGTGTAGATCAGTTTGCGCTCCGGCGTCCGGACCGCGACCTGGAGCGCGTCGGGTGCGAGCCGGCCGGGCTCGGTCGGCGTCGAGGCGACCTCGCTGATCGCGAGTTCGTCGTCGAGGTCGTCGCCCTCGATCGCCGGTCTGAGTGATCGGCCGCGGTAGCTCGTCGGCGCGTCGACGCCGGCGTAATCGAGGATCGTCGGTGCGATGTCGATGTGGCGCGCCTGCGTGTCGACGGTCTCGGTGTTCGTCTCCACGTCAGCGGGTGGTCGGATCAGGAACGGGACGTGAACAAGCTCGTCGTGGAGGTTCGGTTCGTGGCCGACCTGGCCGTGCTCGAACAGCGCCTCGCCGTGGTCGGCGGTCACGATCACGAGCGTGTCGTCGTCCACACTTCGGAGAAGTTTGCCCGCCTTCTCGTCGGCGTGGCGGACCGACGCGGCGTACAGCCCCCGGACGACCTCGCGCTCGCGTTCGGTGAACGATTCGGGCTCGTGCTGGGCGCGCGTCACGAGCTGTGCAGGGCTGTCCTCGATCTCGGGCACGCCGACCGCCTCGCGGTGGCGCTTCGGCGGCGTGTAGGGGGCGTGGGGTTCGAGGAGGTGGGTCCAGACGAACGTGTCGTCGTCGGCGTCTTCGAGCGCCTCGCGGGCGACCTCGATCTCGGCGGCGTCGCCCGTC
The genomic region above belongs to Halococcus salifodinae DSM 8989 and contains:
- a CDS encoding PGF-CTERM-anchored ABC transporter substrate-binding protein codes for the protein MRSNVLSMVLAAVVLLGAVGPAAAATGAATAQTTTETIGGPTAPAVQQANCSFPTTATDATGTEVTVEGEPESVVTLSPSAAQTMWEIGAREKVVGLTKYASYLDGAETRTNVSGAGQQYANVESVVGLEPDLVLAPNVVPNETVESLRSAGLTVFKFGFAGSIEDVTEKTRLTGELVGACEGANRIADTMDSRVESVRDAVANESTPRTLYLLSGGYVAGNNTFIGSMIETAGGSNLAANASIEGYKQISDEVVAQRDPEWLVTTSPAMIPNGTPWADTTAVQQNQTIVVNNSYVSQPAPRVVLPLTEMAQQLHPDAIEAANLTESAIGPANLTASNATAAATDGGNATADGNETTDSNGTADENETAAGATANGTTGNATSTETGNASMTTEEATTATADGDAEVATTGGSSNATTTSSGSGPGFGPVVAAIALLAGTVLLAGRNGR
- the btuC gene encoding vitamin B12 ABC transporter permease BtuC, yielding MGTGTRTGAETATATEADADTDAGPDTDAAGSGVVRRAVAWSAGLAIALIAVVLAGATVGPVGIEYGVVAKAVLDALPWFSVRVPETAATIVLGIRLPRIALAAVVGCALGGAGTVMQGFFRNPMADPSIIGVSTGAAVGAVASIVFPLAIPFGLGLQGAAFAGALIAAFAVYAIATEGGRTPVATLLLAGVAIQTFLGAVISYMLIQSGESLRQVTYWLMGHLHNAGWDEVAITLPVVVLALAVLLAYSRDLNVLLLGENDAHALGIEVERTKRVLLAVSSVLTAAAVAVTGVIGFVGLIVPHVMRLLVGPDHRILLPTSTLAGGGFLVAADTLARSGSAELPVGIVTAAVGAPFFLYLLRRQEVHAL
- a CDS encoding heme ABC transporter ATP-binding protein; the encoded protein is MIDIEDLSIAFGDIEAVSDASLAVDRGEIVGLVGPNGAGKTTLLSAINGLIDPTEGSVHIAGDDVGDLSARAIARRVATVPQETSLSFAFPVREVVAMGRTPYRSRFERASATDREHTRRAMERTGVKRFADRTIDEVSGGERQRVVLARALCQDPQVLVLDEPTASLDINHQVRTLSLVREFVADGRAALCAIHDLSLAARFCDRLALIAEGRIVATGPPEAVLTETHVERAFDADAAVTRHPVTGAVDVTATTDRAERDSRVHVLGGGRTAARAIVTLAEAGFAISAGVLPSGDVATEAATAHGAETLTAEPFAPIDERTRERAAGAVQEADIVVLAGPTDETNRALAAEAGRLVVVENDTSDTETRATTGALDGRLRPACVVDIEELPAGVETSLQTTTDPERPEAAADD
- a CDS encoding PH domain-containing protein, with amino-acid sequence MTSGVESTDWLPLTAGEEVLWAGTPSLAPATLPMAIGFGLSMVGVWLSREIEVPRVPEWVALVLVPIGLAIVAWAYLTRWSTRYVFTTKAIYEKTGVLSRSVTRIPIGRVQNTAFDQSVVERTLSYGDIAVYTAGSGGVNLALSNVPDPEHVNGLVTTQLSESAASGTDREVAEAGQPTT
- a CDS encoding polyprenol monophosphomannose synthase, whose product is MTGSDARSVSIIIPTYNERENIERVVDRCRAALEDYRFEIVVVDDDSPDKTWQLVADAYEGAETVRIVRRTEESGLATAVSRGFDEATAELCAVIDADLQHPPEKLPAFIEAFDTGADIVIGSRHVAGGGVENWSLLRRIVSRGAMAIAKLALPPTRGISDPMSGFFAIRREIIDGVALAPTGYKILLEVLMKCEYDRIAEVPYVFTERERGESKLTADEYLGFLTHIYDLRRNGYGGREQDIPVSVEGP
- a CDS encoding arylsulfotransferase family protein, which encodes MRSLSRQRLGAVLILLAVVGVVGSFAVSAATTPGAGAGSANDSTDRGRTLVGMQAEGRVAMLDANGDPLWRIGSDNVDYFDVTMLDNGSVLAGFVAEGQQSCGPYESPCSRTGFRLIEPGPEPTVANEWSFPVRTKLNSEVHDVEKLPSGEYLLTDMEYERIFTVAENGSITWQWNASQHYDAPPDVTTTDWLHINDVDRIGDGRYMVSVRNANQLLVVERGEGVVDVINEDREQGNDANCKRNNGLADYSNDSGGDVLCGDPEVMDHQHNPQSLDDGAVLVADSENDRVIELHENEGEWDVSWGVDTSNGVRYDWPRDADRLPNGNTLITDSRNNRVVEVTPNGTTVWSADTGIWPYEAERLPYGELLDDNRTSRLNGSGDTPGRSTGSALPLVDQAYAGLSFVVSLPTWFQPWHIGVIAGAVVLTLVGGVLIVSGRWNR
- a CDS encoding sulfatase-like hydrolase/transferase translates to MKTLLLTIDAWRASHASFMPDPAGDHTPNLARLADEGSVFTEGVSHGPATPYAFPSVFTSTLPLDHGGYERLSEDRTLVSEALDQAGWRSVGVHANPWLGEKYGYARGYTDYRDVGEFGLPGLERGRQFLLNNFSLDHPVYRAAQQLYRYAQKPLRAVTGDAAEIEVAREALEDADDDTFVWTHLLEPHAPYTPPKRHREAVGVPEIEDSPAQLVTRAQHEPESFTEREREVVRGLYAASVRHADEKAGKLLRSVDDDTLVIVTADHGEALFEHGQVGHEPNLHDELVHVPFLIRPPADVETNTETVDTQARHIDIAPTILDYAGVDAPTSYRGRSLRPAIEGDDLDDELAISEVASTPTEPGRLAPDALQVAVRTPERKLIYTNDGIEGFDRRDDPNERDPLADPTGEGWDALRAALEDRLAAIEIADTDGVERDEDVQKRLQDLGYLE